The nucleotide window AAATGGCGAAACCGCGCAACCGTGCTCGGATTTTGCGTCGACTATGTGCCTGTTACGCTCAGTTACGCTCAGTTACGTTAACGTAAACGTAAAGCGCCGCGCAGGCAAGGGCCTTGTGGCCCCGCGAGCTCAGCCGTTAGCCTCCAGCCGCTCGCCGTTTTCCTGCGCCGCCAGCAAGCGCCGGCATTCTTCCTCGTGTGAAGCGATCTCGGCCAGCGACATCTCGATATCCTCGCGCTGCTGTTCCAGCGTTTCGCGGTGCTGCGCCAGCACGGTGAGGAACCGGTGCATCTGCGCCGCGGTATCCTTCGGCGTTTCATACATGTCGACCAGGCTCTTGATCTCGGACAGGGACAGCCCGAGACGCTTGCCCCGCAGCGTGAGCTTGAGCCGGGTGCGGTCGCGCGGCGTGTACACGCGGTTGCGGCCGCCGGCGCCTTCGCGGGACGGCGCAAGGATGCCCTGGTCTTCATAGAAGCGGATGGCCCGGGGCGTGATATCGAATTCGCGCGCCAGCTCGGTAATGGTATAGGTGGACATGGCTTACAATCAGTGACTTCCGTTTACGTTACGTCAATGCGTACCGGACATTGTAGCGCACCGCGCCTTTGGAGAATCGATGAACCCCCTCGAAGCCCAGCTCCATTACCCGTTCGGCGACAGCGTGCCGGCGCCCGGCGACGCCCTCGCCATCGCTCCGGGTATCCGCTGGCTGCGGCTGCCGCTGCCGTTCGCGCTGGATCACATCAACCTGTGGCTGCTCGATGACGCGGGCGACACGTATACCGTGGTCGATTGCGGCGCCGCCACGGAGGACAGCCGCGCCGGGTGGGAAGCGGTGATGGCGCGCCATTTCGGCGGCAAGCCGCTGGCCCGCGTGCTCGTCACGCATTGCCATCCCGACCATGTGGGGCTGGCCGACTGGCTGTGCACCCGCTGGAACGCGCCGCTGGCGATGACGGCCGGCGAGTACGGCTTCGCGCGGATGATGGCGGCCGCGCTGCCCGGTGTCGACGGCACCGGCGCGGTGGAGCACTTCCGGCGCCACGGCCTGGCCGATCCGGACATGCTGGAGAAAATGCAGAGCCGCAAGAATTACTATCCATCGCTGGTGCCGTCCGTGCCCCATTCATACTACCGGCTGGAGCATGGCCACCAGGTGGAGATTGGCGGCCATGCTTGGCGCGTCATCACCGGTTTCGGCCATTCGCCCGAACACGCTTCGCTGTATTGCGCCGCGCTGAACGTGCTGATCGCCGGCGACATGGTGCTGCCCCGGATTTCCACCAATGTGTCGGTATTCGCCATCGAGCCGGAAGGCAATCCACTGCAGCAATACCTGGATTCGCTGGAGCGCTTCGCCGACCTGCCGGACGATGTGCTGGTCCTGCCGGCGCACGGCAAACCATTCCGCGGCGTGCACACGCGCATCGCGCAGTTGCGCGACCACCACGCCGCGCGGCTCGAAGAAGTCGTGGCCGCGTGCGCCTCGCCCTGCACGGCCGCGGACATCGTCCCCCTGATGTTCCGGCGCCCGCTGGATGCTCACATGCTCAGCTTTGCGCTGGGCGAAGCGCTCGCCCACCTCCACAAATTATGGCGAGACGGTATCGTGCGCCGTGAAACGGATAGTGGCGGCATCATACACTTTCGTACCTGCTACTAACAAAGTAGCGGTCATCGCAGCAAAATCAGATAAGGCCTCACAAGGGATGAACTGGTAGAGGAAGTGGCTGTAACCACTCCTCTCTTTTGGCTCATCCTCGTAGTTGCATAAAATAAACTGTTGTGTCTGTCGAGACAAACAAGGGCGTCAGCCGAAAGATCATGGGTACATGCAATCGTGCAACAAATACGCAAAATGTTGCATTGATTGTTGCTGAGGGCTGGAATCGGTGATTGATTGGAGGTTACAATGTTAATTGTATCCACCCCGATTTTGTCACATTTGGTCTGAGCGCACTTGAGACTGACTTTCAGATCGTGACGTGAAATAGTGCAACTATGAATTCTTTGAATGAACGCGAAAGCTTCAGCCAGCGGCTCCAGCAGGCTCTGAAAAACGCCCACTACTCCCCGGACAGCCCGACACGGCTGGCGCGGGAATTCAACATCCGGTTCGAAGGGCGCCCGATTACCGTGCATGCCGCGCGCAAGTGGCTGGTCGGCGAGGCGATCCCCACGCAGGAAAAGCTCCGGATGATCGCGCAGTGGCTGGGTGTGCCGGCGGAATGGCTGCGTTTCGGCGGACCGGAATCGGCCGCACCGGCAGGCGAAGGCGGCAATGGTCCGTCGCGTTTCGAATCGGCCGACGTGAAACTGATCGCGGACTTGCAGCGCCTCGACGAACATCACCGCCAGATCGCGCGCGAATTCATCCGCATGCTCGTGCGGGTCAACTATCCGAAGTAATCCAGCGGGATTGCCTGGGACACCGTGTTCCCGGGCAGTTTGATGTCGGGCGCCTGATTGCCGGGCGGCCTGATGTTGGAAGT belongs to Pseudoduganella albidiflava and includes:
- a CDS encoding MerR family transcriptional regulator, with the protein product MSTYTITELAREFDITPRAIRFYEDQGILAPSREGAGGRNRVYTPRDRTRLKLTLRGKRLGLSLSEIKSLVDMYETPKDTAAQMHRFLTVLAQHRETLEQQREDIEMSLAEIASHEEECRRLLAAQENGERLEANG
- a CDS encoding MBL fold metallo-hydrolase, with amino-acid sequence MNPLEAQLHYPFGDSVPAPGDALAIAPGIRWLRLPLPFALDHINLWLLDDAGDTYTVVDCGAATEDSRAGWEAVMARHFGGKPLARVLVTHCHPDHVGLADWLCTRWNAPLAMTAGEYGFARMMAAALPGVDGTGAVEHFRRHGLADPDMLEKMQSRKNYYPSLVPSVPHSYYRLEHGHQVEIGGHAWRVITGFGHSPEHASLYCAALNVLIAGDMVLPRISTNVSVFAIEPEGNPLQQYLDSLERFADLPDDVLVLPAHGKPFRGVHTRIAQLRDHHAARLEEVVAACASPCTAADIVPLMFRRPLDAHMLSFALGEALAHLHKLWRDGIVRRETDSGGIIHFRTCY